The sequence CACCAGGTTCCCGACCGCCTGGACGAGCGCCTCGACGGCGGGCAAATGCAGCAACGCGAAAAAGATGCCGAAGAGGCCGAACAAACTGTTTCCCGCGATCATGGTTGCGCCTGCCGCGATCGCGAACAGAATCGCCCGCCAGAACTCGCGGCGGTTGAACACCCGCTGGAAGCCGAGGTAGAGAGATTCCATCACGCCACGATCTTCGATCACGACCGCATACATCGAGAAGTTGAGCGCGACGAAAAGCGGCGCCAGAGTGGGCAGAAGCAGCACGACGCCGATGAAGCCGGCCACCAAGCCGAACGCGAACCCGGCTTGCGGCGCAACGGCGCCCATTGCGGCCGCGACGAAGACCACGGCGACGATCAGCAGCACGGCCGCGACGTACCACGCGACGAGCACGAGAAGGTCGACGAGGATCATACCGATGGTTTGGCTCCAGCGCCGCAGCGCCACCTCGTAGCACGCGCGAAAGGCGATCGGCAGGTTGCGATAGAGGTGCGCGACTCCGACGGCTACGGCGTTCAGCGCAAACGGCCAGACCGAGTACGTGAAGAGCAGCATCGCCACCACCGCAATCAAGATAGCCGGCGAGTTGAAGATCGTCGGGATCGGTTCGGTCGGCGTGCTGCCCGGATGCTGCAGCATGTGCCAGAATGCATCGAACTCAGGCTGCTGCGCGAGATCCACGAAATACCCCATGACGGCGGTCGGGACGATGAGGACCGCGACGATCGCCGCGAACGGAACGAAGTTGCGGATATACAGCGTAATCGCCCGGTCGAATATCTCGCCGAAGCCCAGGGGGCGAAGCTCCATCGCTGGGCGCTTCTTGCCGGGCCGTTGGGAAACCCGCCGGTCGCGGCTTCCCGTTGAAAGGACGGCACGGGTCCGCACGCGGAAGGCGCTTGCGTGCGCATCGTGAGCCTGTTGCCGAGTGCGACCGAGATTCTCTTTGCGATCGGCGCGGGCGAAGACGTCATCGGCGTCACGCACGAGTGCGATTATCCGCCGGAAGCATTACGGCTTCCGAAGGTGACCTCTTCCTCAGGACCCGATCTGGACGACCCCGGCGAGATCGACCGTCACGTCCGCGCCGCGATGCACGCGGGATCGAGCCTCTACGCCCTCGACGGCGCGCTGTTGGAGCGCCTCGCGCCGGATCTGATCGTGACGCAGGAGCTCTGTCCGGTGTGCGCCGTCTCCTACGAGATCGTCGCGCGCGCCGCCACGCGTCTGCGATCCGATCCGCGCATCATCTCGCTCGAGCCGTATTCACTCGAGGACGTGTTGGCGAACATCGCCTTGCTCGGCGAGGTAACGGGCAAAGCGGACGAGGCGCGGCGACTGGTGCAAGAGCTACGACTGCGCATTGCAGCGTTGAAGCGCGAAGTTCCGTCACCCTTCGGGAGAATGCGCACTCTCGTGTTGGAGTGGACCGAACCGCCGATGAGTGCGGGGCATTGGATACCGGAGCTGGTCGAGCTCGCCGGCGGCACGCCGATCTTGGCGCATCCGGGCGCGAACTCGCAACGTCTCGAGTGGGACGCGATCGCTGCCGCCGATCCGCACGCCGTGATCGTGGCGCCGTGCGGGCTGGACCTCGACAAAACGAACCTCGTGATCGCGCGGCTGGACGGCGTCGAACAGTGGCGTTCGTTGACCGCGAGGCGTTCCGGGCGGGTGCTGGCCCTGGACGGCAACGCGTACCTCAGCCGCCCCGGTCCCCGCCTGGTGGAGGCCGCGGAAATCATCGCGCGATGGTATACTACCGTGGCGGAGTACGCTGGATGACCGCGCTCCCCAACCGGGGTGAGGAAAGTCCGGGCTTCATATGGGCAGGGTGCAGGATAACGTCCTGTCGAGGCAACTCGAAGGAAAGTGCCACAGAAACATACCGCCGGATGCTTGCGTCCGGCAAGGGTGAAATCGTGAGGTAAGGGCTCACGGAGCACCGCGGTGACGCGGGCTCGGGTAAACCCCACCCGAAGCAAGATCGCTCGATACAATGGACGGCCCGTCCAACGAGTTACGTCGCATTGAGGCGCTCGGCAACGCGCGCCCCAGAGAGATGGTCATCACCCACTCGTGGGTACAGAATCCGGCTTACAGGCGTACTCCGCTTCTCCCCAAAATGCCGCGCATTTCGGGGCCCCATTCCGTTCGTGGGCCCCCATTGTGAAACCGGGCGGGCGACGCGGGCGTTATAGCGAAAGAGATTTAGCGATGAGCCAACAGTATTTTACCCCCGAGATGACGGTGGACGAGGCGTTCAGGATACATGCCGGCGCCCGCCGCGTGTTCGCGCGCTTTCACCTTGGAGGGTGCTCGAACTGCGCGATCAGCGAAACACACACGATCGGCGCCATCAGCGTGGATTACGGCATTCCGCTGCCGATGCTGCTCGACAGCCTAAACGCGCTCTTCGATCAGAATCCGCTCGCCATCGGCGCGCACGTGCGCATTCCCGACGAGATTCGCGCGAAGATCCCGCAGCTCGCCAACGTGCCCGACGTTGGAGAGATCACGGGCGTAGAGAGCGGCGCGTACACCGCCGATTTCGGCGAGGTTCGCCTGCAGGGGCTGGCCGAGGACTTTATCGCGGTCTAGAGCTCTTTGCGGTATGCGAAGCCCTCTTCGACGCCGTGCCAGTACTCGACGCGCCGCTCTCCGAGCTTCCAGCATAGGTAGACCGGCTCGTCGTCGAGCGTCGCCGGAAAATCGATGAGGCCCAGGTCGATGTCCTTGACGACGCATCCAAACGATTCGATCCGATAGATCAGCCGCGCTATTTCGTGTTTGAGCTCGGCGAAACGCGGCGCGGGCAGGGGCGAGCGCACGCCGGCGAGCCGCGGTCGCGGCGCAGGCGCGGCGTGATGCAGCGCCGGATCGGATTCCAGGAGTTTGATGGCCAGCTCGCGCCGGCGGCTCAGCAGCTCCTCGACGAGCGGTTCGAGCTTCGGAATGAGGGCGTTGGCGCGTTCGGGCGAAAAGAGCTTCATATGGGTTCCCTGCGCATCGTCTTCGTGACGGGACTCTCCGGTGCGGGTCTGAGTCAGGCGATCAAGTCGTTTGAGGATTTGGGCTTCTACTGCATCGAACACCTGCCTCCCGCCGTGCTCGACGCGGCGGTAGCCGCCCTCGAAAACTCGGCGACGCGCGACGTCGCCATCGCGCTTGACATGCGGAGCGACGCGAGCCTCGGCGACGCGCGCATCGCTATCGATCGAATCATACGTAGCCACAGTGCGAAGGTGCTTTTCCTGGATGCCTCCGACGAGCTGCTCGTGCGGCGCTTCAGCGAGACCAGGCGGCGTCACCCTTTCGCGCAGACGGGCTCGGTCCGCGAGGCGATCGAGGCCGACCGGCGCGTACTCGCTCCCTTGCGCGAGCGTGCCGACGTCGTCATCGATACGACCAGCCTGACCCACGGGGCGCTTAAGGATCGGATCGCCGGGGCGTTCCTCAGCGCCGGGCCGGTTCGGCTCGGCGTCACGTTCGTTTCGTTCGGCTTCAAGTTCGGGCTGCCGACCGACCTGGATCTGCTCTTCGACGTGCGGTTTCTGCGCAACCCGAATTACGAGGAACCGCTCGCCGAACAGACGGGGGAGGATGCTGCGGTCGGCGCATTTATCGAAGATGACCCCTCGCTCGACCCTTTCCTCGCGAAGGTCGGCGACCTGCTCGACTTCCTTCTGCCGCGTTACTTGGCCGAAGGCAAGACGCAGCTCACCATCGGCATCGGGTGCACCGGCGGCCGCCACCGCTCCGTGTACGTCGCGCGCCGGCTGATGCGCCGTTTCGAAGGCGATCTGCGGTTAGACCTAACCCTCGAGGCGCGGGATATGGCCAGGGTGGCCTGATGCCGCAGCGATTCACGCGGTCGCTGCATTGGCTCTTGCCGGGGCTCGGCGTCAAGCGCTGGCTTTTGCTCGCCGCATTCGGCGTGGTGCTGCTGGTCGATGCCGTGACGCGGTGGTTCATCGCTCAGGGCACCGGCGTCGGAGTCAACGAAATTCTCGACGACATCGTCGACGATTATTTTCCGCCGGCGTACCTCACCTGGGTTCTCGGGATCGCCGGACTCATAGCGCTCGCGGCCGGAACGTGGATGTTGCTGCGTTCGGTCGTCCGCGTCGCGCGCGACCGCACCCCCAAGGGAGTCCGCGACGCGCTCGTCGGGCGACGCTTGCAGCAGGGCTATAAGATCGTCGCGATCGGCGGCGGCACCGGTCTCTCGACGCTGTTGCGCGGGCTCAAGCGCCGCACGAGTAATCTCACGGCGATCGTCACCGTCAGCGACGATGGCGGGTCGTCGGGTCGCCTCCAGAAGGAGCTTGGCGTGTTGCCGCCCGGCGACATCCGCAACTGTCTCGTGGCGCTAGCCGATGACGAGGCGCTGGTGACGGACCTCTTCCGTTACCGCTTTACCGAGGGCGAGGGGCTGAGTGGTCATTCCTTCGGCAACCTGTTCTTGGCCGCACTGACCGGCGTGACCGGGAACTTCGATCACGCGATCAAGGAGTCGAGCCGCGTGCTCAACGTCGTCGGGCGCGTATTACCCGCCACGCTCGGCGTCGTGCGGCTCTGCGCGGAACTCGACGACGGCACGATCGTCGAGGGCGAATCCAACATATCGAACGCGAAACGGCCGATCAAGCGGGTCTTCTTCGATTCACCAGCGGCGGCGCCGCTCGACGAGGTCATCACCGCGATCCGCGATGCCGACGCGATCGTGCTCGGGCCCGGTTCGCTCTTCACATCGGTCGCGCCGAACTTCCTGGTCACCCGCATCGCCCGCGAAGTCGCCGACGCTCACGCTGTCAAGATGTACGTCTGCAACGTTATGACGCAACCGGGCGAGACCGATGGCATGACGGCCGCGGATCACGTCGAGGCGCTGCTAGCCAACGCCGGCGAGCGCGTCTGCGACTACGTCATCGTCAACGACCAGCCCCCGTCGCGGCTGCTCGCCGCGTACGCGCAGGAAGGGCAGGATCCCGTCGAACCGGACGTTGACCGTATCGCGGCGCTCGGCCTCGAGGCCGTGCGCGCGGCGGTTATCGGGGAAACGGAAACCGTGCGCCACGATCCCCACAAGCTCGCAACGGTCGTACTCGGGATCGTCGATCGTACCGTAGCCGATCGGGCCACGCTGGTAAAGCCCGCTAGCGCGTATCGGCGCTCGACGGCGTTCGGTTAGATTACTCTTCGACTTCGCTCAGGGCAGGCTAGTGAGGCTGTGCCGCTAGCGTAAGGTTCAGCGCGAACGGCTTGCCCGGCTCGATGTTCGCGCTTGCCGCGAGCGTCTGATAGCCCTTGGCCGCAACAGAGTAGTCGGCGAGGCCGCTCGGCACCTTATCGATCGAGAACTTGCCGGCTGCGTCGGTCGTGGCAGTGAGGACCGTGTCGATGGTGATCACGGCACCCGCAATCGGAGCGTTGGTCGCGCCGTCTACGATAATACCCGACACCGGCGCGTATCCCGCAGCGGGCGGAAGCTGATCGTTGTTGCACGCGGTCGTCGCGAATAGCAGCAATACGGTCGCGATGACGAGTCGCCCGGCGAGCGTTTTCATAGGTGAAGTTCTTCGCCGCGCGGAAGGCGCCGCTCCTATGGCGAGCACCGTCCCGTCGGCCCGTACGGCCGGCCTATCGTACTGCGCGAACGCGCTAGAGGCCATCGGCCACACCCCGCTTGTCAAGCTGAACAAGGTCGTCGACGGCGCGCCATGCCTCGTGCTCGCCAAGGTGGAGTACGTCAACCCGGGCGGCAGCGTAAAGGATCGCCCGGCCGTTGCGATGCTCGACGCGGCGGAACGGCAGGGCCTGCTGAAGCGCGGCGGCACGATCGTCGAGCCGACCAGCGGCAACACCGGGACGGGGCTGGCAATGGCGGCGGCGATCCGCGGATATCGCTGCATCCTGGTCATGCCGGACAAGATGTCGCGTGAAAAGATCGACCTGCTGCGCGCGTACGGCGCCGAGGTCGTGATCACGCCTACGAACGTGCCGGCCGATTCCCCGGAGTCGTATTACGGGGTCGCCAACCGCCTCGCTTCCGAGATACCGGGCGCTTTTCAGCCGAACCAGTTTCACAACCACTTCAATCCCGAGGCGCACTACCACACGACCGGGCCGGAGATTTGGGAACAAACCGACGGCGCGGTGACGCACTTCGTCGCGGGAATCGGCACCGGAGGAACGATCTCCGGA is a genomic window of Candidatus Binatia bacterium containing:
- a CDS encoding DUF2203 domain-containing protein codes for the protein MKLFSPERANALIPKLEPLVEELLSRRRELAIKLLESDPALHHAAPAPRPRLAGVRSPLPAPRFAELKHEIARLIYRIESFGCVVKDIDLGLIDFPATLDDEPVYLCWKLGERRVEYWHGVEEGFAYRKEL
- the rapZ gene encoding RNase adapter RapZ — its product is MGSLRIVFVTGLSGAGLSQAIKSFEDLGFYCIEHLPPAVLDAAVAALENSATRDVAIALDMRSDASLGDARIAIDRIIRSHSAKVLFLDASDELLVRRFSETRRRHPFAQTGSVREAIEADRRVLAPLRERADVVIDTTSLTHGALKDRIAGAFLSAGPVRLGVTFVSFGFKFGLPTDLDLLFDVRFLRNPNYEEPLAEQTGEDAAVGAFIEDDPSLDPFLAKVGDLLDFLLPRYLAEGKTQLTIGIGCTGGRHRSVYVARRLMRRFEGDLRLDLTLEARDMARVA
- a CDS encoding gluconeogenesis factor YvcK family protein; this encodes MPQRFTRSLHWLLPGLGVKRWLLLAAFGVVLLVDAVTRWFIAQGTGVGVNEILDDIVDDYFPPAYLTWVLGIAGLIALAAGTWMLLRSVVRVARDRTPKGVRDALVGRRLQQGYKIVAIGGGTGLSTLLRGLKRRTSNLTAIVTVSDDGGSSGRLQKELGVLPPGDIRNCLVALADDEALVTDLFRYRFTEGEGLSGHSFGNLFLAALTGVTGNFDHAIKESSRVLNVVGRVLPATLGVVRLCAELDDGTIVEGESNISNAKRPIKRVFFDSPAAAPLDEVITAIRDADAIVLGPGSLFTSVAPNFLVTRIAREVADAHAVKMYVCNVMTQPGETDGMTAADHVEALLANAGERVCDYVIVNDQPPSRLLAAYAQEGQDPVEPDVDRIAALGLEAVRAAVIGETETVRHDPHKLATVVLGIVDRTVADRATLVKPASAYRRSTAFG
- a CDS encoding carboxypeptidase-like regulatory domain-containing protein, with amino-acid sequence MKTLAGRLVIATVLLLFATTACNNDQLPPAAGYAPVSGIIVDGATNAPIAGAVITIDTVLTATTDAAGKFSIDKVPSGLADYSVAAKGYQTLAASANIEPGKPFALNLTLAAQPH